From the Bacillus sp. 2205SS5-2 genome, the window GGGGCCAATATTGAGATTTTAGAAAAAGTGGGAAAAGATAATATTTTCATTTTTGGTTTAACAGCGGATGAGGTGCTAAGGTATTATTCTCAAGGAGGTTATTCTTCCATGGAATACTATCATCACGATGAAAGAATTCATAGCGTTGTGAACCAATTAGTGAATGGGTTCTTTCCAGAAATGGAATCGGAATTTGAACCAATTTTTGATTCTCTTCTAGTGGAGAATGATTACTATTTTGTTCTTAGGGATTTTTCCTCTTATATTGATGTACAAGAACAAGTAAATGAGACATATCAGAAACCTTCATTATGGTTGAAAAAAAGCACAGAGAATATTGCGGGCTCAGGTCATTTTTCTAGTGATAGAACGATTGAAGAATACGCAAATGATATCTGGAATATTAATCGTTACTCTTTCCAAAAATCATAACAAAGAATGAGATCCATCGAAATGTTTTATCAAAAGGTTCGTCTAATCTAGTGGAGAGAACAAAGGAGAAAGAACTAGAGATGGGGGAGAGTATGAATATATACGATTTGGGGATGATTGTATATTTACTACTGATCATTATTGGGCTGCCTATTTCATATAAATACGCGTCATCTATGATGAAACGGACTGGATTCTTTTTTTTTCATCTAATTGTTGCTTGTGGGATGTTATTATCTCTAGGAATATTAGCAACCATATCTTGGCTGGTTTTTACATTCGATGGTAATGAGTTTTTATTTTTTGGTGGGGCAACAATCGGTGTCATTACGACGGTATCTTGTGTGTTTATGCTTGGAAGTGTTTTAATCATAAGAAAAAATACTGTGTTGAATCTTGAAAGAGAGGGAGCATCGACTGAGAGAAGTGGGGCTAATACACCCGATTCAAAAATCATTTAAGTTTAAAAAAATACTTGAAGCAATGTAGTCAATAACCTCACTTTGTTGTAAGAAATTATTCTGGATAAAGAGAAAAAAATCAGTGGATGCCCACTGATTTTTTTTATTTATCTTTATCGAGATAGCTGTCACCATGTTTGTATGGAATATCACCAAGTGGTGATTCCAACTGTTCATCATCTAGCATTTGTTCGTACTCATCGTGTTTTTTTGAAGGATAGACGGATCTAGTTTCTCCAGAAATATCTGTTGCAGAAAAAGATTCGTAGGTTTCAGTAAAACCTTCTAGATCGGAGTTGCTTTCTTGGTAAATTTCATCATAGCCTTCTAAATCTCCCTTAAAATCTGATGGGGTTTCAGAAGTACCAAATTGAGCCACTTCTTGAAAGCTATCCTGATAATCCAATGTTTCATTTTGTCTTCTTTTAATAAAAGAATTACCATGAGGGGGTTCTAACACTTGCTCTTCGACAGGTCGGTCATCAAGCTTAGTCTGCTCTTTGCTATGTTCTTTACAATAGAGAGTCGTCGGTAAGACTTCTAGTCTTTCGTAAGGGATATCTTCATGACACGTTTGGCATTTTCCGTATGATCCATTGTCCATAGCTTGAAGAGCGGAATGAATTTTGGTTAAATCACTTTCGGCATGTTCATTTAATGCGAAATCCTTTTCTCTATCGAATAATTCTGTGGCCATATCAGCAGGATGGTTATCATAAAGAGAGAGTTCACCTACGCTATCTCTTTCATTTGTGTTCTTCATGCTTTCTGCGTCTTGATGTAAATGTTCGTTAACTTGTTCTTTTTGGTGTACTAGTTCACGTTTTAATGATTGTAATTGTTGATGAGTTAGCATTTTGTCACTTCCTTAATTAATGGGAATTCTCCGGTTAGTATTCACTGACTAGCCTAAAATTACTATACTGTTTCTCTTATTTCTTTATCCTTGTGGATGAAATATAAACATCATTGACATTAAGTAGAGTGAAACTTTT encodes:
- a CDS encoding TraR/DksA C4-type zinc finger protein, with product MLTHQQLQSLKRELVHQKEQVNEHLHQDAESMKNTNERDSVGELSLYDNHPADMATELFDREKDFALNEHAESDLTKIHSALQAMDNGSYGKCQTCHEDIPYERLEVLPTTLYCKEHSKEQTKLDDRPVEEQVLEPPHGNSFIKRRQNETLDYQDSFQEVAQFGTSETPSDFKGDLEGYDEIYQESNSDLEGFTETYESFSATDISGETRSVYPSKKHDEYEQMLDDEQLESPLGDIPYKHGDSYLDKDK